From the Bacillota bacterium genome, one window contains:
- a CDS encoding DUF6092 family protein: MAVEQREKARDMLFHYLCYLATSASGLVHEPPIYGPYRLVDAAERLISVMGELGLSDGFLDEVGRFIAQEKETMMTDEGRFVAFLDELVEKLAGRLRDSLSQGGPCT, translated from the coding sequence ATGGCGGTTGAACAAAGAGAAAAGGCCCGGGACATGCTGTTCCACTACCTGTGCTACCTGGCGACCAGTGCGTCCGGTCTGGTTCACGAGCCGCCCATTTACGGCCCCTACCGCCTGGTGGATGCTGCGGAGCGCCTCATTTCCGTGATGGGCGAACTGGGGCTGAGCGACGGATTCCTGGATGAGGTGGGCCGTTTCATCGCCCAGGAGAAGGAAACCATGATGACTGACGAGGGCCGTTTTGTCGCGTTTCTGGACGAACTGGTCGAGAAGCTTGCCGGTCGTCTGCGCGATTCACTGAGCCAGGGCGGCCCGTGCACTTGA
- a CDS encoding putative sporulation protein YtxC, translated as MLTIAASANVDRLRERLEHGLRELERQGLRVVQKEQTRGPYTFVSVGVQGVRAEACWKWQAILRRQVAAILCEVIVSDFREFFLQRIVASRYPQLGLQERQTVVRYAQHSLADAEVWEAFRRWILLRLLDYMQDNRQLIVEGFITFRLKEYVEHLEEAVERAIDEILLEKEYQEFVRLLQCFVAAQEPRVLEVHLICRDTGLFLEDADRRSLSLQVPASLEGGVRPEDLVVSGLVSLAPSRVIIHGTAASDDDRAVVDAVMKIFAERASTCPGCARCSPFPT; from the coding sequence GTGCTGACCATAGCAGCATCTGCCAACGTGGACCGCCTGCGCGAGCGTCTGGAGCACGGGCTGCGAGAACTGGAACGCCAGGGTCTCCGGGTGGTCCAGAAGGAGCAGACCCGCGGGCCGTACACTTTTGTTTCCGTAGGCGTGCAGGGGGTGCGTGCTGAGGCCTGCTGGAAATGGCAGGCAATACTTCGGCGCCAGGTGGCGGCCATCCTGTGCGAGGTGATCGTTTCAGATTTCCGCGAGTTTTTCCTGCAGCGCATCGTGGCCAGCCGCTACCCGCAATTGGGCCTGCAGGAAAGGCAAACCGTGGTCAGGTACGCACAGCACTCCCTGGCGGATGCCGAGGTCTGGGAGGCATTCCGGCGGTGGATACTCCTGCGGCTGCTCGACTACATGCAGGACAACCGCCAGCTGATCGTTGAGGGATTCATCACCTTTCGGCTGAAGGAGTACGTCGAGCACCTGGAAGAGGCGGTGGAGAGAGCCATAGACGAGATCCTGCTGGAGAAGGAGTATCAGGAATTCGTGCGCCTGTTGCAGTGTTTCGTGGCTGCCCAGGAGCCGCGGGTGCTCGAGGTCCACCTGATCTGCCGGGATACCGGGCTGTTCCTGGAAGATGCAGATCGCCGTTCCCTGAGTCTCCAAGTTCCGGCTTCGCTGGAGGGCGGGGTACGGCCCGAGGACCTGGTGGTGTCGGGCTTGGTGAGCCTGGCACCCAGCCGGGTGATAATCCACGGTACCGCCGCCAGCGACGACGACCGGGCCGTGGTAGATGCGGTTATGAAAATCTTCGCCGAGCGCGCCAGCACCTGCCCGGGATGCGCCCGGTGCTCCCCCTTTCCTACATAA
- a CDS encoding DNA internalization-related competence protein ComEC/Rec2, with the protein MSGAPLVPIALVWVSGMAAARLTWGYPAAPAAWGLAAAFAVGLAWLTWVRAALKARPSTAARRHREGMVGAGPVYAWRRLAGTVLFLVATGLVGGWYYLGWRLALAGEVASLLGEPREWCGTVIREPVVREGRLEAVLRSQHVVTPARGAIHPTRDPVAATVLVRVASWNRRAPGVGEMVSVYGTAAWPSPPRNPGEFDYAGWLRAQGISAIVYAQAPGSLQVCGAGKLGPTARVAAWLRAHFLAGVRRYLPEGEGAVVEGMVLGMRSGLSPDLEEAFRRSGLIHLLAVSGSNVALVARVVRSLLGWAGVRPALAGALLGTWVFAAAASGGASVGRAAVMATVMLLGKLLGRPAHPLNSLALAVVFLTVLNASSWEDPGFWLSVAATAGILGMSGSSRFPPGPTTAESNGGARLLCVERGGLEVVLASLVRAGREVLAVTCAAQAAVLPVSLYHFQQACLVAPLSNLLVFPLVGVTTVGGMASACVASFHPALGVGFWPLGLVVRVMVHLARFWSEFPGAAVVMPAPRWPHVVAYYLVLAWWWGWLKSSLLPRRGPWTRPRVVLAVLVAVVALALGVATAPPRHVLQVVFFSVGQGDAILLWRPGGPAMLVDCGPAGDRYDAGADTVVPYLHRQGIRRLDLLVITHGHADHAGGAAAVMQNIPVRELWLGPGVVAEGPAGVVRRPEAGWSKTLAPAWEVLVLHPAPDATSGMTAAQVPGAVARPGDPGEDAEYADDGQNDMSLVLLVRYGETRIVLAGDLEREGEEVFLLQAERYCSGGIDLLKVPHHGGGTSCGEAFLQRVRPRIAVIQVGRNPFGHPCGETLRRLGQAGAQVWRTDLHGAVVARTDGCYLTVRSILPAGPGR; encoded by the coding sequence ATGTCAGGAGCGCCACTTGTTCCCATTGCCCTGGTCTGGGTGAGCGGGATGGCTGCGGCCCGGCTCACGTGGGGTTACCCGGCGGCTCCGGCCGCGTGGGGCCTGGCGGCAGCTTTTGCCGTGGGGCTGGCGTGGTTGACGTGGGTGCGGGCAGCCCTGAAGGCCCGGCCCAGTACGGCGGCACGCCGGCACCGGGAGGGGATGGTGGGTGCCGGTCCCGTGTACGCCTGGCGGCGGTTGGCCGGGACAGTGTTGTTCCTGGTCGCCACCGGGCTGGTGGGTGGCTGGTATTATCTGGGGTGGAGGCTGGCCCTCGCGGGGGAGGTGGCGTCCCTGCTAGGGGAGCCGCGCGAGTGGTGCGGTACCGTGATCCGGGAGCCTGTGGTGCGGGAGGGGCGGCTGGAGGCCGTGCTCCGGTCACAGCATGTGGTAACCCCGGCCCGGGGCGCGATACATCCGACACGGGACCCGGTGGCGGCCACGGTTCTGGTAAGGGTGGCCAGCTGGAACCGGCGGGCTCCCGGAGTGGGAGAGATGGTGTCCGTGTACGGGACGGCCGCCTGGCCATCTCCCCCGCGCAATCCGGGAGAGTTCGACTACGCCGGGTGGTTGCGGGCCCAGGGCATCTCTGCCATCGTGTACGCCCAGGCCCCGGGGTCCCTGCAGGTCTGCGGCGCGGGGAAGCTGGGGCCCACCGCCAGGGTGGCCGCCTGGTTGCGGGCCCATTTCCTGGCCGGGGTGCGCCGGTACCTGCCCGAGGGCGAGGGGGCGGTTGTGGAGGGTATGGTCCTCGGGATGCGGTCGGGACTCTCTCCCGATCTGGAGGAGGCCTTCCGCCGCTCCGGCCTGATCCACCTCCTGGCGGTGAGCGGCTCTAACGTAGCCCTGGTAGCGAGAGTGGTCCGGTCTCTGCTGGGGTGGGCAGGAGTGCGGCCGGCCCTGGCGGGAGCACTGTTGGGTACCTGGGTATTCGCGGCTGCCGCCTCAGGAGGAGCCTCGGTCGGTCGAGCGGCGGTGATGGCGACGGTGATGTTGCTGGGGAAGTTACTGGGGCGGCCCGCTCACCCTCTGAACAGCCTGGCCCTGGCGGTGGTCTTCCTCACCGTCCTCAATGCGTCGAGCTGGGAGGATCCCGGGTTCTGGCTCTCCGTGGCCGCCACGGCAGGTATCCTGGGGATGTCCGGTTCGTCCCGCTTTCCGCCAGGTCCGACCACAGCGGAATCAAATGGGGGGGCGCGCCTTCTCTGCGTTGAGAGGGGTGGTCTCGAGGTAGTACTTGCCAGCCTGGTACGTGCTGGCAGGGAAGTCCTGGCCGTTACCTGTGCCGCCCAGGCGGCCGTGTTGCCCGTGTCCCTCTACCACTTCCAGCAGGCCTGCCTGGTTGCACCCCTGAGCAACCTCCTGGTGTTCCCCCTGGTGGGGGTAACCACCGTGGGCGGGATGGCATCTGCTTGTGTCGCCTCGTTCCACCCGGCGCTGGGGGTGGGGTTCTGGCCCCTGGGACTGGTGGTGCGGGTGATGGTGCATCTGGCCAGGTTCTGGAGTGAGTTCCCGGGTGCGGCGGTGGTCATGCCCGCGCCACGCTGGCCGCACGTTGTGGCGTACTACCTGGTCCTGGCCTGGTGGTGGGGCTGGCTCAAGTCGTCGTTGCTGCCGCGGCGCGGTCCCTGGACGCGTCCGCGGGTGGTCCTGGCCGTTCTGGTGGCCGTGGTGGCGCTGGCCCTGGGGGTGGCGACCGCACCTCCCCGCCATGTCCTCCAGGTGGTTTTCTTTTCCGTGGGGCAGGGAGACGCCATCCTGCTCTGGCGTCCCGGAGGACCCGCCATGCTGGTGGATTGCGGGCCGGCCGGCGACAGGTACGACGCCGGTGCCGATACCGTGGTCCCCTATTTGCACCGGCAGGGGATCCGACGCCTCGATCTGCTCGTGATCACCCACGGCCACGCCGATCATGCCGGGGGCGCCGCGGCGGTGATGCAGAACATCCCCGTCAGGGAGTTGTGGCTGGGGCCGGGCGTGGTGGCAGAAGGCCCCGCTGGTGTGGTACGGCGGCCTGAGGCCGGGTGGAGTAAGACCCTGGCGCCGGCCTGGGAGGTGCTGGTGCTCCATCCTGCTCCGGATGCCACGTCCGGGATGACGGCGGCACAGGTGCCTGGCGCAGTGGCGCGGCCGGGGGACCCTGGAGAAGACGCTGAGTATGCTGACGACGGGCAAAACGACATGTCCCTCGTGTTGCTGGTCAGGTACGGCGAGACCCGCATCGTGCTGGCGGGTGATCTGGAACGGGAAGGCGAGGAGGTATTTCTTCTGCAGGCGGAGCGGTACTGCTCCGGCGGGATAGACCTGCTGAAGGTTCCCCACCACGGGGGTGGTACCTCCTGCGGGGAGGCATTCCTGCAGAGGGTGCGCCCCCGCATTGCCGTGATTCAGGTGGGGCGCAATCCCTTTGGCCACCCCTGTGGGGAAACGCTCCGGCGCCTTGGCCAGGCGGGGGCGCAGGTGTGGCGGACGGACCTGCACGGCGCGGTGGTGGCGCGTACCGATGGCTGCTACCTCACCGTGCGCAGTATTCTCCCCGCTGGCCCCGGGCGCTAG
- a CDS encoding YtrH family sporulation protein, translating to MSVQQFAAQLAEAFFLALGVVIGGSVAGYLGMALVEPHPVRSLAQIAGRLKIWGMVTALGGTFATFQTLEAGILGGEVRPMIRQLIYLLAAFSGAHLGYLLLRGVGGE from the coding sequence ATGTCGGTGCAGCAGTTCGCCGCCCAACTGGCGGAAGCCTTCTTCCTGGCCCTGGGCGTGGTGATAGGCGGCAGCGTCGCAGGGTACCTGGGCATGGCCCTGGTGGAACCCCACCCCGTCCGCTCCCTGGCCCAGATCGCCGGCAGGCTGAAGATCTGGGGGATGGTGACGGCCCTCGGGGGAACCTTCGCCACGTTTCAAACCCTGGAAGCGGGAATCCTGGGCGGAGAAGTGCGCCCCATGATCCGCCAGTTGATTTACTTGCTCGCGGCCTTTTCCGGGGCCCACCTGGGATACTTGCTCCTGCGCGGCGTAGGGGGCGAATGA
- a CDS encoding LysR family transcriptional regulator yields MRAHAKVWLEEGGRLVFGEGACQLLAGIKQQGSISRAAEDLHMSYRMAWGVIRKLETRLGHSLVSSRVGGEEGGGTVLTPAGEDLLARFQELQRRVDEFAQAAFREIFGPAAAG; encoded by the coding sequence GTGCGGGCGCATGCCAAAGTGTGGTTGGAAGAAGGGGGCCGGCTCGTCTTTGGCGAGGGAGCCTGTCAACTGCTGGCGGGGATCAAGCAGCAGGGGTCCATCAGCCGGGCAGCCGAAGACCTGCATATGTCGTACCGGATGGCCTGGGGGGTAATCCGGAAGCTGGAGACCAGGCTGGGACATTCGCTGGTGAGCAGCCGGGTGGGCGGGGAAGAAGGAGGCGGTACCGTCCTCACCCCGGCGGGGGAGGATCTCCTCGCCCGTTTTCAGGAGCTGCAACGGCGGGTGGATGAGTTCGCCCAGGCGGCGTTCCGGGAGATATTCGGACCCGCCGCGGCCGGGTAG
- a CDS encoding substrate-binding domain-containing protein, whose translation MGNRVEKVTVVAGLILLLLAGVACSQPDREVILATTTSTQDSGLLDVLVPRFEEKTGYRVKVIAVGTGQALAMAKEGNADVVLVHAPQAEKQAVAEGYCVDRRLVMHNDFIIVGPPSDPAGIRGKRRAVEALRAIAASRSPFVSRGDDSGTHKMELSLWKKVGISPSPGDWYIQSGSGMGLTLNLASEKGGYTITDRATYLAARKNLQLDVMVEGDGALLNIYHVMLVNPEKFPHVNEKGARAFSDFMVSPETQKVIGEFGVDRFGQPLFFPDAGKSEEELGG comes from the coding sequence ATGGGGAACCGGGTAGAGAAGGTGACCGTGGTGGCGGGACTTATCCTGTTGCTGCTGGCGGGGGTGGCCTGTTCTCAACCCGACAGAGAGGTCATCCTGGCCACCACCACCAGCACTCAGGACAGCGGGCTCCTCGATGTGCTGGTTCCCCGGTTCGAGGAGAAAACCGGGTACAGGGTGAAGGTGATCGCCGTGGGCACCGGGCAGGCCCTGGCCATGGCGAAGGAGGGCAATGCGGACGTGGTGCTGGTACATGCACCCCAGGCGGAAAAGCAGGCGGTGGCGGAGGGGTACTGCGTTGACCGGCGCCTGGTCATGCACAACGATTTCATCATCGTGGGGCCGCCTTCTGACCCCGCCGGCATCAGGGGAAAAAGGAGGGCGGTGGAGGCGCTGCGGGCCATCGCTGCCAGCCGCTCTCCCTTCGTTTCCCGCGGGGATGATTCGGGTACCCACAAGATGGAGCTGTCGCTGTGGAAGAAGGTCGGGATAAGTCCCTCGCCGGGTGATTGGTACATCCAGTCGGGCTCCGGGATGGGTCTCACCCTCAACCTGGCCTCTGAGAAGGGTGGATACACCATCACCGACCGGGCCACTTACCTGGCTGCCCGCAAGAACCTGCAGCTTGACGTGATGGTGGAAGGGGACGGCGCGCTGCTCAACATCTACCACGTCATGCTGGTGAACCCCGAGAAGTTCCCCCACGTGAACGAGAAAGGAGCTCGGGCCTTCTCCGACTTCATGGTCTCGCCCGAAACCCAAAAGGTGATAGGCGAGTTCGGGGTTGACAGGTTCGGGCAGCCCCTGTTCTTCCCGGACGCCGGAAAGAGCGAAGAAGAATTGGGAGGGTAA
- a CDS encoding ABC transporter permease, which yields MELIWDGLRTALALMVRLDREVLAISGLTLRVSGLATAAALALGLLTGAALALGRFPGQRFLQSVINAGMGLPPVVVGLGVSLLLWRSGPLGWLRLMYTPAAMVLAQFLIAYPVMAGLSAAALQQVGPGFRLQVEAMGASRVQLLSAMLWEARYGVLGAVIASFGSVISEVGASMMVGGNVVGQTRVLTTAIVLEVNRGNFDMAIALSLILLGLTYGAAAALTLIQQRKR from the coding sequence TTGGAACTCATCTGGGATGGCCTGCGCACGGCCCTGGCGCTCATGGTCAGGCTGGATCGGGAAGTCCTGGCGATATCGGGGCTGACCCTCAGGGTATCCGGGCTTGCCACCGCGGCGGCGCTCGCCCTGGGCCTTCTCACCGGGGCGGCCCTGGCCCTGGGGAGGTTCCCGGGGCAGCGCTTCCTCCAGAGCGTGATCAACGCCGGGATGGGACTACCACCCGTGGTGGTCGGGCTGGGAGTTAGCCTTCTCCTCTGGCGCAGTGGCCCGCTGGGGTGGTTGCGCCTGATGTACACACCTGCTGCCATGGTGCTGGCCCAGTTCCTGATCGCTTACCCGGTGATGGCGGGGCTGAGCGCGGCGGCGCTCCAACAGGTGGGCCCCGGCTTTCGGCTTCAGGTCGAGGCCATGGGCGCCAGCCGCGTCCAACTGCTCTCTGCCATGCTGTGGGAGGCGCGCTACGGGGTGCTGGGGGCCGTGATCGCCAGTTTCGGTAGCGTGATCTCCGAGGTGGGCGCCTCCATGATGGTGGGGGGCAACGTGGTGGGGCAGACCCGGGTTCTCACCACCGCCATTGTCCTGGAGGTGAACCGGGGCAACTTCGACATGGCCATCGCCCTCAGCCTCATCCTCCTGGGTTTGACCTACGGTGCGGCAGCCGCCCTCACACTCATTCAGCAACGTAAGCGATGA
- a CDS encoding ABC transporter ATP-binding protein — MTQAVLEVSGLRVDKGGRQILAIEHLAVMEGEVLGLVGPNGAGKTTLLMVMAGLDMGFRGQLAVGGAALDPRGLLFHRRRLGVVLQDPQMLDTTVLANAAAPLRYRGVAAGEARRRAAVWLERLGIAHLASRPARTLSGGERQRLALARALVAEPQLLLLDEPFSSLDAPTRAALLTDLRRLLVSLGITAVVVSHDFTEVLLLAHRVAVLMEGRLRQVGEPREVFSRPADPEVAHLVGMENVWPAELVTRPDGPRVYVEGVELDIDGHHPPGRVRVGVRPEAIVLARDGRGFPGEVRAVVPFGPLVRVEVARPFPLVALIPPAQAMDLGPGDTVRICIPPDGLHVFNAGSPVSSE; from the coding sequence TTGACACAGGCGGTACTTGAGGTGAGCGGGCTGCGAGTGGATAAGGGCGGACGGCAGATCCTGGCCATCGAGCATCTGGCCGTGATGGAAGGGGAAGTGCTGGGACTGGTGGGTCCCAACGGGGCGGGAAAGACCACCCTCCTGATGGTGATGGCGGGCCTGGACATGGGGTTCCGGGGGCAGCTGGCCGTGGGGGGCGCAGCGCTCGATCCCCGCGGGCTCCTCTTCCACCGGAGACGACTGGGAGTAGTCCTCCAGGATCCCCAGATGCTGGACACCACCGTGCTGGCCAATGCGGCTGCCCCGTTGCGTTATCGCGGCGTGGCGGCCGGAGAGGCCCGGCGCCGGGCTGCCGTCTGGCTGGAGCGCCTGGGGATCGCGCACCTCGCGTCCCGGCCTGCCCGTACTCTGTCTGGCGGGGAACGTCAGCGGCTGGCTCTGGCCCGCGCCCTGGTTGCCGAGCCCCAGTTGCTCTTGCTGGACGAGCCTTTTTCGTCCCTGGACGCTCCTACGCGGGCCGCCCTGCTCACGGATCTCCGGCGGTTACTGGTTTCCCTGGGCATCACCGCGGTGGTGGTCAGTCACGATTTCACCGAAGTACTCTTGCTGGCTCACCGGGTGGCGGTACTCATGGAGGGGCGGCTACGGCAGGTCGGCGAGCCCCGTGAGGTGTTCTCCCGTCCTGCCGATCCCGAGGTCGCGCATCTGGTGGGCATGGAAAACGTGTGGCCGGCCGAACTGGTCACGCGCCCGGACGGACCCCGGGTGTACGTGGAAGGGGTGGAATTGGACATCGACGGGCATCACCCCCCCGGCCGCGTGCGGGTAGGGGTGCGCCCGGAGGCGATTGTCCTTGCCCGGGATGGCCGGGGCTTCCCCGGGGAGGTGAGGGCGGTGGTACCCTTCGGGCCCCTGGTGCGGGTGGAAGTGGCCCGGCCCTTTCCCCTGGTCGCCCTCATCCCCCCCGCTCAGGCCATGGATCTGGGCCCCGGCGATACCGTTCGCATTTGCATTCCGCCGGATGGCCTCCACGTATTCAATGCCGGCTCCCCTGTGTCTTCCGAATGA
- a CDS encoding GntR family transcriptional regulator, translated as MKITIPTTWKLDHRSNVPLNVQLCENIRWSISSGEIPPGSLLPPIRELAHALGVSLNTVKTAYRELQQSGLLVSRRGYGTTVVSPDQHPRTGLHTAEQMVEQAMRSAMAAGYSPEQLRELVERLLARYRSDYRSLTLLFAECDETQLELLAHDIRSSLGLRVEKILTSRLTQERDRLARHRERYAAIATTYFHYREVRDILGHLGLPILGLVLATSPATLERLSQVPAGATVGCVCRDPETLPSFNSIVQKLVRPGVNVQSCLVGDEATVDYLAREAILLVCTVPCLKPLQQRIRDREIYPLYDRVDPASLHILAQHFSLSTQEAAATRQVTGE; from the coding sequence GTGAAAATCACTATTCCCACCACCTGGAAACTAGACCATCGCAGCAACGTTCCGCTCAATGTGCAGTTGTGTGAGAACATTCGCTGGAGCATCTCTTCCGGCGAAATCCCGCCCGGGTCGCTGCTGCCCCCCATAAGGGAACTGGCTCACGCTCTGGGAGTGAGCCTGAATACGGTGAAGACCGCTTACCGGGAACTGCAGCAAAGCGGCCTGTTGGTCAGCAGACGTGGCTACGGGACCACCGTGGTCAGCCCCGACCAGCACCCGCGTACTGGCCTGCACACCGCGGAGCAGATGGTGGAGCAGGCCATGCGCTCGGCCATGGCAGCCGGCTATTCACCCGAACAGTTGCGGGAACTGGTAGAGAGATTGCTGGCTCGCTACCGGAGCGATTACCGGTCCCTCACCCTGCTCTTCGCCGAATGCGATGAAACCCAGCTGGAACTCCTCGCACACGACATCCGCTCTTCCCTCGGGTTGAGGGTGGAGAAAATCCTCACCAGCCGGCTAACCCAGGAGCGGGACCGGCTGGCCAGGCACCGGGAGCGTTACGCGGCCATAGCCACCACCTATTTCCATTACCGGGAGGTTCGCGACATCCTGGGCCACCTGGGACTTCCCATCCTGGGCCTGGTGTTGGCCACCTCCCCCGCCACACTGGAACGGCTCTCCCAGGTGCCCGCCGGCGCCACCGTGGGGTGTGTGTGTCGCGATCCCGAAACGCTACCCAGCTTCAATTCCATCGTGCAAAAGCTGGTCCGGCCGGGAGTTAACGTGCAGTCCTGCCTGGTGGGGGATGAAGCCACTGTGGATTACCTGGCACGCGAGGCGATTCTCCTCGTGTGCACCGTCCCCTGCCTGAAACCACTGCAACAGAGGATACGGGACAGAGAAATATATCCTCTCTACGACCGGGTCGACCCGGCTTCCCTCCATATCCTGGCCCAGCACTTCTCGCTGTCCACCCAGGAGGCAGCAGCCACGCGCCAGGTAACCGGCGAGTAA
- a CDS encoding GerMN domain-containing protein: MVSRSRWRRIMPAVVCTLLVVTGCLPGKIPSGPEAGTPGPSSPGQQTATVPLPVAVFLAREGKLEAVFRSLPVSPEEGPRAALEALIAGPTAFEERQGYRPVLPPSITVLAVSVQDDAATVDFSREIITRSGDVGGGSLAESLALHAIYLTLAQFPGVERVKVLVEGQSEGMVDGRPIRDFWGHLGLPEYLEGEITVLRVAERQQVGDQGVVRQAGGLRLQSLRWWAHPSLFRVVFELKGPGGTGLAGIPPAQASFSARHHALFVTIPGVTETVVADLSAGQGVAVNDWRVEKLTWEKTAPCSFRLDLYPDRACGWRLWGLADPARIVLDVYATGPASR; this comes from the coding sequence ATGGTCTCAAGGAGCCGCTGGAGACGGATTATGCCTGCAGTGGTGTGCACCTTGCTGGTGGTCACGGGGTGCCTTCCAGGCAAAATCCCGTCCGGACCCGAAGCGGGCACCCCCGGGCCGTCGTCCCCCGGGCAGCAGACCGCCACCGTTCCCCTGCCGGTGGCCGTCTTCCTGGCCCGGGAAGGCAAGCTGGAAGCTGTTTTCCGCTCCCTCCCGGTTTCCCCCGAGGAGGGGCCCCGGGCAGCTCTGGAGGCCCTCATTGCCGGCCCGACTGCCTTCGAGGAGCGGCAGGGATACCGCCCCGTCCTCCCACCTTCCATCACGGTCCTGGCCGTCAGCGTGCAAGACGATGCAGCCACCGTAGACTTCAGCCGTGAGATCATCACCAGGTCGGGAGACGTGGGAGGGGGATCGTTGGCCGAGTCCCTGGCCCTGCACGCCATCTACCTGACATTGGCACAGTTTCCGGGCGTGGAGCGGGTGAAAGTCCTGGTGGAAGGCCAGAGCGAGGGCATGGTGGATGGGCGGCCGATCAGGGATTTCTGGGGCCACCTGGGGTTGCCCGAGTACCTTGAAGGAGAGATCACCGTCCTGAGGGTGGCAGAGCGTCAACAGGTGGGAGACCAGGGTGTGGTCCGGCAGGCCGGCGGGCTGCGCCTCCAGTCGCTACGCTGGTGGGCTCATCCCAGTCTGTTCCGCGTGGTGTTCGAACTGAAGGGTCCCGGTGGTACCGGGCTGGCCGGGATTCCTCCGGCCCAGGCCTCTTTCTCTGCTCGCCATCACGCTCTCTTCGTTACCATTCCCGGAGTAACGGAAACCGTCGTCGCAGACCTATCTGCCGGACAGGGGGTGGCGGTGAACGACTGGCGCGTGGAAAAACTGACGTGGGAGAAAACAGCCCCGTGCTCTTTCCGGTTGGACCTGTACCCTGACCGCGCCTGCGGTTGGCGCCTGTGGGGACTGGCCGACCCCGCCCGCATCGTACTGGACGTGTACGCAACCGGCCCCGCATCCCGCTGA